In Eulemur rufifrons isolate Redbay chromosome 2, OSU_ERuf_1, whole genome shotgun sequence, the sequence ACTCTAGGAACTGGCCAGCCCTGGCAGAGACCTTCTCTCCAGGACATGCAAGCCCTCAGATGTCAGAGCCTCGGAATAAAAAGCCATACTTACTACAACACCCCAGGCcaggtggtggctcacgcctgtaatcccagaactctgggaggctgagacgggaggatcgcttgagctcaggagttcgagaccagcctgagcaagagcaagaccctgtctctagcaaaaagaaatttaagaaataaataaataaataaaaacgaaAAACccagccgggcttggtggctacacctgtagacccagctacccaggagtctgaggcaggaggatcacttgagcccaggagctggaggttgcagggagctacgatgatgccactgcaatctacccagggtggcagagtaagactctgtctcagccaaaaaaaccaaacacagcacccctcctcacaacctgCCAccctaaaaacaatttaaaaatattaaagaaagaaatctctttaataaaaaattatctttaaataaaaataataaaatctctttaaataaaacatttaacaaataataaaaaatacagcacTCAATTAGTATATGTAGGATAAAGGAGTTTGGCATTTGAGGTTCACTTGGTCAAaaaacttaacctctctgagcctcagtggaTTGTTTCTTCCCTGTAAAGTGGGGGTAAATTTTAATCTTACAGGGTTGTTGTTACCAGCTGGGCCCCAGTCCCCAGGGGCTCCCGATCCCACCAGGATGGATGGCAGTGACCCTAACCTGAGTGTCTTGCTTTGCTTGCTGCCTCTCTTGTCTGCTGTGCTACTAAACTATGAGCACATGGGACCATCTCCTTCACTGCCagtgtgcagtggctcacgcctgtaataccgGCTTTTTGGGAGTTcaggacaggaggatcacttgaggtcaggagtttgagaccagcctgggcaacatagcaagaccccatccctacaaaaaaacaaaaattagcccagtgtggtggtgcacgcctgtagtcccagctacttgggagcctgaggcagagcaagactctgtctctaaaaaggaaaaaaaaaaaaaaagaataaagaataaaagaaaagaaaacctgtgtTGAGGGGATCAGTGGAGCTTGGCAAAAGACCCTATGGGACCCTCTCCTCAGGGCCCACCATTCTCTCTGTCCACGCcatgcctcccccagccccagatgGCAGGGCCAGCTTCAGGCAGCCACCTTCCACGCTGTCTGGCCCCCTCATGTCCTGCATGGGCAGGAGAAGCACAAAGACCAAGGCCAAGGCCATCACCTTGGCAGTACCACCAGTCATCTGAGTCCCTCTGGAGAGCCACGGCTCCCACCCAGGCCACAGCTAACAGCTGTCCCCTGGAAGACAGAGGCCACCAgtcagcctggggaggggagccTCCCCCGCCCCAAAGCCAACCTTCCATGAGGCAGCAGGGCCAACTACATCAGGGACTGTCTGTAAACCAACTCCCTGAGTGTCAGGCCAGGGCCTTGCAAGGCATCCTGGAAAAAACCCTTTTTTGTCCCCTCCTCCAGTTGCCGGGCAACCACCACGCATCTGGACCAAAGCAAGAGGCAGCTGGTGTAAGGACACACGTAGACTGAAAGCGAAGGGATGGGGAAAAGATATGCCTTGCACGTGGAAACCACCAGAGAGCAGGGGTAGCCATACTTGCATCAGATAAGACTTTAAGTCAGAAACTGCAAAccaagacaaagaaggtcattatagaATGACAAAGGGGTCAGTTCATCAAGAGgttataacaattgtaaatatgtgTGCATCCAACATCAGagtacctaaatatataaagcaaatatgaaGAGATCTGAAGGGAGAGCTAGACTATGATACAGTAATACTAAGAGACtacaataccccactttcaacaatggatagatcatccagacagaaaatcaatagggccgagcacggtggctcacgcctgtaatcccagcactttgggaggccaacttgggaggattgcttgaggccaggagttcgagaccagcctgagccagaacaagaccctgtctctactaaaaataaaaaaattagccaggcgtggtggcgtgtgcctgtagtcccaggtattctggaggctgaggcagtactATTACTACTGAGTAACAGTAGTAGTGGTAGTAACAACAGTAGTGATCACtagagcctgggagttggaggctgcagtgagctatgatgatgccactgcatcccagtcagggtgacaaagcaagactgtgtatcaaaaaaaaaaagaatcaataggGAAACATTGGACTTGAACTACACTCTAGACGAAaaggacctaacagacatatacaaaaCAGTCCATCCAACACCAACAAAATACACACTCCTCTCAAGTGCCCATGGAACactctccaggatagatcatatatATGACAGGacagaccacaaaacaagtctgaaCAAATTCAAGAAAGATTGCAATAGTATCAAATATCTTTCTTGACCACAATGGTAGggaactagaaatcagtaacagtaACAGGTGGAATTTCCACATACGTGTGAATTTCAGAAAACTGACACATAGGCAGAAATTTAACAACACACCCCTGAAGGACCAAagagtcaaggaagaaattaaaagggcaattaaaaaatatctccagacaaaCATAAAGGGACATACGACACAACTGATAGGATACAGCGCAAGCAGTTCTAAGAATGAAGTTTATAGCAagaaatgcctacatcaaaaaagaagaaagatctcaaataaacacaCTCTCTTTAAAAAGAGGCAGCTGGGCACAAGAGGAGTCCTGGCCTGGCAGACAGGGCACCTGGGGTGTAGTATGTTCCTTACTATGCTGTGGGGAAGGGCGGCCCAGCTGCTTCTGTTAGAGGCCAAGAGTCTGAGCAGGGACCAAGAGGCACCAGAGCTGTGTGCAGCCAGGCTCTGATATGCAAAGCGACTGCAGGAGGACACCCACTCAGTGCTCCTGCAGCTTTGCTAATGACCCACCAGGCATTGGCTCTATAGCCTTCCCCTCTTAGGGGACTGTCCCCCTTTTGGTCAcagtatttaagaaataaaagtcagatttttctggccaaaaaaagaattagccactctgaccctcagtctcctcctctgtacAGTTAGGCCAGCTGTGAGCACCTGGGAGCATCCTCCATCTGTGTGCCCTCCACTGGGGGCAGGGGTGCTTCCCAAgagtctcccctccccccaactcacCACCAAGCTACTGGAGCCACTGGGTAAGGAAGactcctgcctgccctcccaACCCTGCTGCCTCTGGGGTGTCAGTTCCTGAGTTTGGCTGAGCTACAGGTTGGAGACCACCCCCAACTGCGCCCATCAACAGAGTCGGTGACCAGAAGCCAGAAAGCGGGGGAGGCCATGCCGATTTCACACTTGCAGAGGACAGGGTCCCTGCTGGTAGCAGATTACACTTAATACCTCCACAGCTGCAGACATGGAGGAGGCCTGGCTTCCCCCAGTTCAGCCCTGACCCTGAAAATCTGGCTCTCACTCTTAGCAGCTGTGGTCCTTGGGAATCTGGGCTCATTCAGGGCATCgtcctcccaccccaaccccagcatCCTGGCTCCCGCCCAGACACCTGGGTCCCGGGCGCGCACATCCCTGTGCACCCTGCGTGAATCCCTCCTCCCGGTGAAGGCTGCCGGTGGGACAaacaggggtggggcagggaggtgggctcACACGCCGGTGGACCTCCTCCAAGTCGGGCTAACGTCaacgcccctcccccaccccggcaGGGCAGGTAGGGGGCAGTGGGCCGTAGCGGGGAGGCTGGCCCCAGACTGCCACGCTGCGTCCCCACGCGCGCAGCCACGCGGAGCCGCGTCCTGGCCCAGCCTCACCCCCCAGAGCAAGAGGCGGAGGAACTGGAGCAGCGCCCAGGGCCAGCCTAGGAGCTGCAACGGGACAGCTGAGCACCCAAGTCCGGAGAGGATCTTACAGTGGGGCGGGGCTGAGCTTATAAGCCCCGCCCCCAATGAAAGCCCCGCCCAAACAGCGCCGCCCTGGTTCTACGTTATTTAGCAAGCCCCACCCACAGTTATTAACCCCACCCactcagcccagccccagctctaAGTGCCATTTATTAAGCCCCGCCCCGACGTAGAAGCTCCACCCACCAAGCCCGGCCCTGGCTCTAAGCTCCACCCACCCAGCCGTGTGCCCTGGCGTGGGGGTGGTCGGGGGCTCCTTAAGAGCATCCCAGTGGagctggagaaaagagaaagaggtcTGGGGAAGTCATATGTAGCTATGGATGTGGAcaatgaaaagttaaaagcagACAGCTGGGAGGCCCCTGCAGTGCCTCCATCACCCgccttccctcacccccacctccccgcTCCCCTCGCCCCTGTCCCAGGTGACCCAGGGAAAGAAGACATGCGTGCTTCGTGAATTTTGCTTTGCTTGCTGCGGGCATGGCTACCTGGGGCTCCCTGCTTTTCTTCCAAAGACAGAGACTTTCTTTGTTGGTGCACTTGTTCATGACAGTTTTACGGAGATTGTTCTCAGGGAAATATTCGAGGACATTCACACGCCACGCATGCGCTTCACCCCTGGAAAGGGCACCATGCTGTGATGTTTACCACGTTTGTAGAGTCATGCAGCCATCACCATTATCAACTTGAGAACAGAAAGAAACACATACCCTTTTtcttttagaggcagggtcttgctgtgtcacccaggctggagtgcagtgtctcaatcatagctcactgcagcctctaactcctgggctcaagcgatcctcctgcctcagcctcccaagtggctcgAACCATAGgcgcatgtgccaccacgcctggctaatgtttaaatttttgtttgcagagacaagttctcactatgttgcccaggctggtctccaactcctggcctcaagtgatcctcctgcctcggcctcccaaagtgttgggattacaggcgtgagccactgtggcctGCCAAGAAGCCCATATCCTTGAGCAAGTCACCCCCGCCTCATTCCCTcattctccctccccccatcctaTGGGCACCacgaatctactttctgtttctatagactTGCCTATTCTCAAAACCAGGCCATGTCTGTGATGTGCTAAGCCACCCCATTgtgtgaaaggagagaaaaatggggTGAAGTCAGGGACCCAAGGGGAGCAGGTGGCTTGGGAGTAAGGAGCAGAGATAAAGGTTTCCTCTCAGGGGCTCCAGGCAGCCCGAGGCCTGTCCGTGGGAAGTCAGTGTCCACCCAGGTGTGTGCAGATGCGGGAGGCAGAGAGGGCAAAGGGGCCCTTCCTGGGGACAACAGGGGTGCTGGCTGGGAATGGGGGAAGGTGACGGGATTGAGGGTCTCATGGGTGGAGGGCAGGGCTTGGTCTGTCTGTGCAGGAGGGAGAAGCTCAGAATCTGCAagagcaggtggggaggaggaggaggagggagggcggcGGGAGGGCAGGTGGTGGCTGGGTGGGGCTCCGTCTAATAAAGGGTGACTTTGAGCCCGCTGGCCCCGCAGGCAGGCAGAGCATTGTGGACACCCTAGCAAGCACCAGCTCCCCGGACCCAGTGCACCTCGGTAAGTCCTTCTCCTGCACATCCCTCCAGCAAGACTTGTCCCCATTCTGTGCCATCTCCTTTTCTTGCTGAGTGCCCCAGGGACCAGCTTGAGATGGGGGTGTTCCCAATGCCTGCTGCTGTCCTCCTGAGATCCTCATCacccccctccacctccccaagGTGGCCCGTTAATCCCCCCAGGGAGGAGGACCAGCCTGCAGCATGAACCTGTCACTCCTGGCTTGCCTGGTGGCCTGTGTCGTGGGGGCCTGGGTCCCTGCTGTCCGTGCCCAAGGTACTGTCTTCTGCCATACCTACCCCATCTCCCTGGACCCATCCGTCTTTCCCgtcccctttctctccccatttATCTCTCCTCTCTTCCAGAAGGTTCCCCCAATCCCACTCCACTGAATTCTCTGATGGCTCCTGCTCCTGGCATTTGGATAATTCCTGGGGTCGGGGGTGGAGATGGAGGATCCGCAGCTCCTTCTTCCAGAGCCCTCCTTGGTGCCTGCTTTGCAAGACTCAGGCAGCGGGCGGGAGCCCCAAGTGGTTCCAGCTGTGGGCAAAACCGCTTCCTCCTGGGGACACATTGCAGCGTCCTGACCCGGCAGAGCTAGGGCTGTGCTAGAGGTCAGAGCCTTGGAGACCACCAGCAGGGGACTcccatccctgtccccaccctgcaccctgTCCACGCAATCCGACTGAGAATTGCTACTCAACCTTTCTGAGTGTcactttcctcacctgcaaagtgGGAATCTCAGACTCCCACTGCACGGACAGGACTCGAGGGTCCAATGAGCCAATGGATGCGGAAGACTCTTGGCCCAGTGTCCGGCAACAACAACAACCATTTCTGTTATTAATGGGGAATCTCTTCCGTCTTCTTGCACCCCTGGCCCCAGAGCAGTTGCTTGAGGATTTCGGACACCAAAGGACAGCTCTGGGCATGCAGTGCCCCCCTCCAGCAGTCCTGACACTGGGTCTACATCCCTGAATCTCAGCAGCTGGCCAGGAGCTTGGCCAGGTGGAGGAGCCATGTCCCCACCTTCCTGGCCCGTCTGCCCCTagcagccccacctgccccctggCTGGGTCTGAGAGGTTAGCCTTTGCCCAGGAGGGGGCTGGGTTGTGCTCATTGTTCTGCTATCAGAGCCAGCTTGGCCCTTTGATCCTGGGGGGAAGGGTGGCCCCCAGCCTTGGGAACCACCTTCCTGGCACTGCAGCCGGAGGTTGCAGAGCTTCCAACAGACTCCACTGCCCCTTGCCCTCAGGGGCCAAGGTTAGGGATGCCAAGGAGGCGGGGTCTGGCAGAAGTGCTTTGCTGAGGACCTCGAAGGTGGGGCGGAGGTGTGTATCCTGGCCTCCACCGccatctcctcctcccagaaCTCCCAGTTTCTGGCCAGGGGGATTTGAGTGGTCACTGTCCTGAGGACCTAGAGGAAGAGGTATCTGAGCCAGCCCCATGTGGGAGGGGCCATCCTGGAGCAGGAGCTCGGACCTTAGGAGCAGGCGACCAGCTGGCTCATTTTAAGGAGAGTAGGGCTAGGCTAGGGAGGAGTGGTCCTGGCCCCTCCTCAGTGCTGCATCTgtcctctgtcccctctcccagAGCAGGAGTAGAAGTGGCTTTGCTCTGTTCATTTGGCGGTTCCACGTCCTTCCCAGCAAGGGGCTGTGGGTTCTTTCCAGCTCCCGCTGGGTGTCCCGATGCCAAGGGCTAAGGGTGAGCCAGGCGGTCCCTCCGCCTCTGCCAGGGCTGGAAGGGTCTTGGTATTGCCTACGAGGGCAGGCAGGTGCCCACGCCTGTGGCCGTCCCTGCCCGGTGCAGACACGAGCGTGCGGGCGGCTGTGTGGTTGCAGGTGTCTTTGAGGACTGCTGCCTGGCTTACCACGGCCGCGTCCGGTGGGCTGTGCTCCGGCACGCCTGGGGTTACCAGCGCCAGGAGGTGAGCGGGAGCTGCAACCTGCCTGCTGTGATGTGAGTGGGGCCGCGGGGGTGGCGGGCGAGGCTCACTGGCAGCTCCGTTCCCCGCTTACACCCTAACCCCGGCACCCCCTCTCCGCCTCCCAGATTCCACTTCCGCCAGAAAGACAGGATGAGGATGGTGTGTGGTGACCCAAAGAACAAAGAGGTGCAGAGGGCCATGAGGTTTCTGGATGCACGCAAGAAGACTCCCCGAAAGCTTCGCCACAGCATCTGGATGCCCTTCCAAGGTGGGTGAGACCCCAGTCCCGCATCTACGGGGTATGCCCTTGCTGCCACCCGCCCCAGTGCTTCTCAGTCCCTGAGGGGGCAGGATGCTggcagctgcccctgccccaaaAAGAGCCAGTTGCTGGTGAGTGGGGGGTCGGAGGGAATGACCAACTGACCGAGTCATCGTCCAGATCTGACCATTGCTGCAGGGGAAAGCTCAGACCAATGGGAAACTCATTAGCTCACACAACCAGTGACGGCTTCAGGTGCAGCTGGATCCAGGAGCTCCAGAAGTGTTGGTGGAGCTCTTATCTACttatttctctctccatctctcggACAGGCTTTCACGCTGGGAAGAAGTTGAGTTCTGGAACCTCCAAGCTACCGTTGTCCAAGTTGAGTAACCCCACTGGCCGTGGGAAGAGGAACACCTCCCTTCCAGCAGCAGCGAATCTAGGTAGGGACTCCCGGTCATGTGACCATCTTCTACCCATCACCTTTGCCAAGGGCTGAGGGCTCAAAATCCGGCTCACACTTGGACAGCGGATTCCTGTCCAGGACCAAGGAGGGCTGGCTGTGTGGTCAGCCCCCGCAGGTTCACATGGGAGGGTCCTGTCCACTGCCCTGACCCCACCCAGGATGCTTCAGCAAGAGCtgaaatgggccgggcgcggtggctcacgcctgtaatcctagcactctgggaggccgaggtgggtagatcgctcaaggtcaggagttcgagaccagcctgagcaagagcgagaccccccgtctctactaaaaatagaaagaaattatctggccaactaaaaacatatagaaaaaattagccgggcatggtgatgcatgcctgtagtcccagctactcgggaggctgaggcaggaggatcgcttaagcccaggagtttgaggttgctgtgagctaggctgacgccacggcactctagcccgggcaacagagtgagactctgtctcaaaaaaaaaaaaaagagctgaagTGAACCCCCCAGGAAAGAGGTGGAGGGTTACAGGCCTCCCCCATACCAAGTCATTGTCCAGTGGACTCCAGCTGGGTGTCCTATAATTCTGGTCAATTCCGACATTGTCTccctggagatagtgtcagattcCACAGGTTAAAGGCTCAGTCCCACAATACTGTCCCCACTTGAGAGGCCACTTGCAAGCAGTGGGTTGTCACTTATATTTCTGACTGACTAACTATAAATCAGGGTTCCCTACTCTGGTTCAATCATTGGCTAGAGCAGTCCACAGGattcagggaaacactttactttcATTTActactttattataaaagatattacaaaagggccaggcatagtggctaacccctgtaatccaagcactttgggagactgaggcagtaggatggctcgagaccaggagttcaagaccagcctggacaacatagcaagaccacccCCCaaccaatctctacaaaaaaatagaaaaattagccaagcatggtggtgtgaacctgtagccccagctactcaggaggctgaggctggaagatggcttgagcctagaagctgcagtgaactattatgacaccactacactccagcttgggtgacagtaAGACcttatcttgaaaaaaatttttaaaggatattacaaagggtACGGGTGAACtcccagatggaagagatgcttAAGGTGAGGTCTGAAAGGGGTGCAGGAATTGGGGTGCACCCCTACTCCCAGTACATGGATGTGTTTGCCAGTCCACCCAGAAGCTCCCCAAACCCCATAATTCAGGgcttttatggagacttcatcACATTAGgcatggctgatttttttttttttttaatttttctgaggcagagtcttgctttgtcgcctgggctagagtgctgtggcgtcagcctagctcacagcaacctccagctcctgggcttaagcgagcctcctgcctcagcctcccgagtagctgggactacaggcatgcgccatgatgtccggctaattttcctatttttagtagagacggagtctcgctcttgctcaggctggtctcgaactcctgagcttgagctatcctcccgttttggccacccagagtgctaggattaaaggcatgagccaccgcacccggctggCATGGCTGATTATTAAC encodes:
- the CCL25 gene encoding C-C motif chemokine 25, translated to MNLSLLACLVACVVGAWVPAVRAQGVFEDCCLAYHGRVRWAVLRHAWGYQRQEVSGSCNLPAVIFHFRQKDRMRMVCGDPKNKEVQRAMRFLDARKKTPRKLRHSIWMPFQGFHAGKKLSSGTSKLPLSKLSNPTGRGKRNTSLPAAANLGRDSRSCDHLLPITFAKG